The genomic interval ATTTGCATTGCTGTCCTCCTTTGCTATATCCCTGGGATGGTAGACAGCCTTCATTTTACTCCTCTCAGGTGAGGTATGAATACTGATATTATTTTGGACGACACTGTGGGCTCCTGTGACACTGTTTAATTATCAAAAAGCTATGAGGCTCACACCCAATAGTTCATGTTTAAACAATGCTTTGTCAAACTTTGCAGGAACCTAATTCCATGCATAGCTTCCTTTTAAAACAgaacattttaaattcaaagtggttaaaataaatgtaaataatttagaTTGTAAGTTTAGAAAGTTCTTAAGgaaataattttgttttgttatttcTTGTTATACTCACTCCCCCCCAAAAGCTATAGCGATcttaacattttattttcatgCAAAGTACATGATATAATTGATAACGGAATGGGGCTGCTGATTTGAGATTTTTTTAACAAGCCAGTTGGGGAAAAGCAGATGTAATGGGACATAATAGTATGAAAGGCACTCCAATCTTTAAAAAAATGAGATTAACAGTTGAGAAAATCTATAAATATGGGAAAGAAACAGATTGTTAGCTGTATATATAATACCGTACAATCTTACCATGGAGTGGTGTAAATATGTACAGTAACATCTGTAGAATTAGAAACAGTGCTCTTCAAATCCAAAAATAATCTTGTATAGGATAAACAAACCAGTTTTCAATATTTGAGGCTAATCAATAAGCACAGTATGATTTAGATGACAATATTTAAGTTGCTATTAAATATGAACTATTATCTTAGAAATGCCTTCATGTAATAAATGCTTTTATTCTTGGCAGGGTTCAGTACTGGTTTGTGGCCTTGCCTTTCGCCATTGTAATTTTTGTATATGATGAAATTCGTAAATACTTCATTCGCAGATATCCTGGAAGTAAgtctttttaaagtttagttcTCATTCTTAAAACTACTTTTAGTACAAATAACAAATTAACATGGTAAAGTGTGGATGGGGTGGGCGATTTGAATAAAACTGAGTTAAAATTTTGTACAAAACTTTTCTCTAAATTAGTCACACATTTGCATCATTAGCTGAAAATCAGAAAtcccaaatggggggggggggtatagccTTGGTGCTTGCAATTCCGATCCAGTCTTCTGTTCAGCCATTGAAGAAGCCCCTTACAAAATGGCATCTGATAGTTTGATCTTAAAATCTATTAAAGTTTGTTCTTCTATAGATTCCATAAAATATTTCATGTCAAGAGGCACATTATGAAAATTGGCCAATACTTTGTCTATGCTGCTGTGATTTTATTATTTGAAAAGTCTACTGCATGTTTCTATTAAGCGAGGGGGAAAGATGGTAGATTTTCAGAAAAACAAGATGAATCAACTTGTTATTCAGTAAAATCAAGGGCTACTTTTACAATACCCTCCTGAAACTTTTCTTTGTTAGCACTTTAATCTTCTGCAGGGGGAGCAGAGTTacgatcctgatctctggtgctgtctgcatggtgttTGCATCTTCTCCGATTACCTGGGATTTGTGCAGGTGctctggttggtaggttaattggccatcatAAGTTAGCATAGTGCAGGTGGGTAGCAGATGAATCGGGGGAGGAGATAGGcatgagagagaaagaaaataggTTACAGGCATTGCTACTCCTCTGGAttatcatttatttttttaatcttttcagAGCTTAGAGTTTCACAGGTTTGGAAAAATGGACCACTTGGGATCCGATAcattttaatgatttggatgtgaatatAGCAGGAATAATTAGTACACTCACGGGTGACAGAATAAAGTTAGTGTTGTGGAGAGTGAGGGAGGTTATAGATCAGATGGAAAGTAGGATCGAGCATTGGCAGACAAAATGTAACCACCAAATGTGAGgtcatgcattttgggaagttgagGGTAGGGCACTTAGGAATATTGTtgaatagttccctgaaagtggcaacatagacAGATAGGATGGTGCATAAATCATAAAGGTTTGGAGGTTATATTGCAACTTTACAGTACAATGGTTAGActgcttttggagtattgtgttctggtcaccacactatatAGGAAGGATATGGTTACATTGGAGAGAATCCAGAGGGtacttaccagaatgttgcctgaatcAGAGGACTTTACACATGGCGAGAGATTGGATAAGTAGGCTTATATGCCCTGGAGCGTCGAAGGCTGTGGGGTGACCTGATATAAGTGTACATATTtttaagaggcagagatagggtaggtGGTCATAACCTTTTTTTACCCCATCAAAGGGGAATTAGATGGAAGTGAGCAAAATGAGCTTGATAGAGGATTTGACAGGTGAGTAGTTGACatttggaactcattgccagaggaggtggtgaatcggatacatttaagaaatatttaggcgCTCGAATGCTGCATTTGGTGGATTAAAGGAATAATGTATGTGCTGCACAACTCTGACCCTAAGAAGACAGCTGATTGTTTACTGTATTAGTCCCATATTCCTCGATTTCTATAACAtccaaaaatctattgatctctaTCTTGAATTTACCAGTAACCGAGGTTCCATAGCCACATTGGGTGGCGTATTGCATAGAGTCTCTAACCTCTGGCTGAAGTAGGTTCTACTCATCACTGTCCTGAAAGACCAAATCTTAATTTTGAGACTGGTCAAGTTCTGGAAGAATATTGTCCatttaaagaaatcatctctcattcttctaaaacgAAGAAGGGTGCACGTCTGATGATGAATGGTCTCACCCACATTTCACTACTTGAAATGGAACGAGTGGTCATGGGGTCACTAGGAATCTAGCTTCTTCTGGTAGGCATTTAATGCTAAGTTTTACAAGGAACAGGGCTATCATTTATCACATGCTTTTAGGGGCATTTTCATTTCTCTCAGGAATTTTAATCACATCCATCGTGGGATGAGAGTGTAGATGTGATTCTAAAACTTGAGATTTTGTTGGGCAACAAAAAAAATCCTTTAATGCATTTAATGCTGAATTAAAGGATTAGTGAGTTCTTAAAATGTGCATTGATTGAGAGCAATATGATCATTACAGGTTGGTGGGACAGGAACATGTACTATTGAAGGTTGACTTGCGACTCTTACAACCCTGCGTGTGGCTCCAAATGCAAGTCAAGTCAGCAGATACGGCCAAGCAGGTAGAAGAGTGAAGAATTGCACCATACTGTTGAAGCAATAATTTCATGCAGAGGTTTACTTCTATATAACTGTTGGAGAGCAGTAAGTGTTGGTATTTTACACTTTAGAAAATACCAAACAGTTGCTGCTTACTTCCCTGCCTGTTCTCGAGTAGTAATTCAGGTCTAGCATTATAATGTAAAAAATTTCTCTTCCAATCATATCCCAGCACTTTGCACAAATTAATTAAATATGAAATAAATCATGCGTGGGTTTTCAGCTGATCTGTACCTTATTAAGTCGGTCACAATGAATCAATAGAGCTTTGCATATGTGCTTCTACTCACAGGATCGTGGAATAAACCAAGCATTCTACAATTTGGAGAGAGAAGCAGAAACATAACTAAAAGAGAACATACCTGTTGCTACTGTCATTGTAAAATACCCAGTGCTTGTTTAATTGTTTTGTGACATCAGTAAAAAAACATTTGATTATTAATAGAGCAATTTGTTTCATCAATTTCCAAGTCTGGTAGTTAGCAGCTTAGATTAGTACACTGATCAGCACACTTTGAAAATAAGTGGAATTGCTTTAAATAATATTTAACAAATGATTAAATGCAAATTACATTGTTAAGTAGAGTGCCTCACGTGCTTCCCTGAGTGAGGTAATAAGGTATATTTATGTCTCCCTTGAGGTGAAGCACTGTGTTTACCTGATAAACAAATCGTGAAGCAGAGTATTACCAAACAGAAAAGGAGTACTAAATCTACAACACAAAGCTACAAGAACTTTTACTATGCGTGTTTGTCTATATTTCGAGCCTGATTGGCATACAGGAAGTTTTAAATCCCTTAATTCAGCTGTgactttcaaactacattttgaaagaacacaaaatgcaaacatgaaattaaaatctacaaacatgtttctatgatcatcatTAACATTCCAAGATGGCAATATTGCTATGGAGAGAGGATAAAAATAGAGTTGCAGGTTAAATCGTGGCTTAAATATTACAATGCCAAACAATCATGGAATAATAATCATTTTGAATTGTCGACAAAACAGGGGAATGTGAACAAGGGTGTGGGTCTTGAAAAAAAAAGGGAAACATAGGCAAAACTCTCAAGCCTTGACAGGTGGGATGCGCATGACGGCTTTCCTCAGTTCAGGTTTGGATCAATGCTGACAGACTTACAACAAGTTAGAAGGTTCTGAGTTGAAGCACTGCTCCAGAAACTGGAACACATAAACTTGGCTCCTATGAAAACTGCATTTTAACTGTAGTTATTAAGATTCTTACCATCTGTCCTGAATGAAATGGAGGAAGATGGCGAAGAAGATATCTTGTGCAGCCTTTTTGCTTTTCCTCGGGACTGACCTCGAGAATCCATCCGGATTCCTAGTTTAGCTTCAGGAAAAGAAGATCAATAGATGAGGTAAATCTGTATTCAACACAGGGTGAGTGAAACAGAGGCCTTAAGCCAGCATCTCAAAATCAATTAATTATTCTTTTCTACCTCAGTATTTTTTGCAAACAACAAACAAATGGAAGAAATGGGGGAACCTATTGCTTCGTCAGTAATGCTGTGGATCTCAGAAATACAGTATAAATTACAGCCACTGGTATATGAGGTACATTGATCCCATACATGACTAAATTTGTTCTATTACTTTCATTCTGTACACTGATAAATAGAGTTGCTTTCTTCATCCACATGCATTGAACTAAAAACtccgaaggacacaaagtgctggagtaacgcagctggttgggcaacatctttggagaacaaggataggtgacgtttcgggttggaacctgaAAAACTGAGATCTTTTTGACTTACCTAAGAATTTTGGTGTGACAATATTATTATTGTTCAGTAAAGGTGTATATGTTGGTTTGGAGGGACTGACAGGCCCTGGAAGATATAAAAGTATACACAACCACTTTAAAAACTTCTTACTAAAACATAGAGATTTGTACTTGAATGTTTCTATGTCGTCCAGATGGCGAGGGTCAGAGATGAGTGGGGTCCCCAGACGCTATATGCCATCACTGTCACTATGTACATTTCATAAAAAGCTAGATTCATCTACAGTTTACGATCAATGAATgaaataatgatttttttttaaccagtgtTATGCTTTGTAGCATTGGTTTACATTAAATGCAATGTTAGTTTGCAAGCATTGGTTGTTTTTTTATCCCTCTCCATCACTCATTCTTTTATTGCTGCTTTTTCTGTTTTCACGTGATCAGATCCTGTGTGACTGGCAGCAATCTGATCTGAAATGAATGTTCATTTTTTTCCATTTTGCTTTGGTAACTGTAAACTTACCCATTCTTGCCCCATAATTACTCCTTTTCTTTTGAGGAACCAACTTACTGTTCACACCAAGTAGAACATAGACCTCTCTTCCAGTCAAGATATCAGAGGAGTACGAATGTTGGTTTAGTAATAGATTTTTCACCTCTCCATTCTGATCTGCTAGATCAATCTCAGCTGAAATAAAAGTGCAACAGAAGCTTGTTATTGGCAAAAATAACCATCTATGACAGATTGATTTCCTCCATAACTCATTTCTGTCTACAAATGAATCATTTCTAATGATCTTGCATTGCTTTTATTTAACCCTACATCACAACAATCCATTTCCTTCATCTCATTTATCCTGTTAAATTTTTTtcacaatacaggtgcacaaccttttatccgaagatccaaataacgaaaacctccgaatagcggacattttttcggtccttgaagaaaggtccttgaaaacgttcaccgagggcggcccgcagaggtgacagcggaacctccggtcggtcctcgaagaaaggggaactaaatccccattcataaaagagaaggtgagggtatattgcgcgggatggttaataattgacaatatgctgctgcctgcccgctgagttaaaaagttcccacggtagactcacgatacacagtgtatcgtgagtcttgcgtgggaactttttaactcagcgggcaggcagcagcagattgtcgctcccttcagtttcaccccacctacacccctctgcttcccggccatgtgtgtgaccccttccctcccctctccagctccccgcccattgcaccggcgcgggggctttgcactgtcttcatgtcggcgatgccagcaggtcagtgccaggcactggagacgtcaggaccaacgggacaccgacccccaggcccactgcaagcacggagatcccagagacccacagccagcagcagcccagccccgttccaactccagaggaaaactgcaaactggccggagacgtcaggaccaccagaagcctctccccgatgggccgctacggcgacaagtggcagttcgcccacagcccgagctgtgctccctcatcgggacaccgacccccaggcccactgcaagcacggagatcccagatcagcaactccagcccagccccgttccaactccagaggaacacgctccccgtatgggcagaagctgatggtgtgcaagggacgtcttgttcttggggtcgcgcagctcgggctgtgggcgaactgccacttgtcgccgtagcggcccatcggggagcggattcctctggagttggagggggaggggggtattgtgctgtttgatcgccccctactatcccagggacagggagacaggacattcaccgagggcggcccacagaggtgacagcggaacctccggtcggtcctggaagaaaggggaactaaatccccttcataaaagagaagtggagggtatattgcccgggagggtatatcgcctacctggaagaaaccggacattttttccaggatgtcgtctgcacaccaaagctcaccaaagctcacgtttggcgctaaacatggcacgccaaagctcacgtttgccgccaaacgcacgtcgcctctgctgcacacggatataagagtgtgaaaatgtcgccttaggccgcctaagggcatgtagccccgctaaggtgacatgagtgcgagaggtgattgaatgctgcggtcacatttacaaattcaggaattcattcaacacactgcatttcatacagacatttattctgcaagaaaaaactacattgaagactcaaactcgcgaccgaggaactgccgggatcgaggcgcaaactcgcgaccttgcgaatatgagccgagcactctaccactgagccagccattaaaatctacgctaaatatTTTCCATTCctaaggccgacaaattccgaattacgaaaagtgtctggtcccaaggctttcagataaaaggttgtgcacctgtaccactaTTCTAGCTGTGTAGTCATTTAATAAGGAATACTCGCCTTTAAGCAGCTTTAACATGTGCTTCCAGATCCAAAGCCACCTTTGGAAAAATCTGACTATGAGTTGATAACAATTTGGTCACAATATCTGATTAAGGAACATTTTCTCTTAAAGGGTTACCAAATCTCTTTCCCCTCAATACGGATGAAAACAAAGCACTACAACCAAACATGAAGACAACACTTTTCTATATTTACAGGTTTAATCTCTCTAATATTTCACTTGCTTATTATGTATGATGCAGCTCTACTTGCACTGGAACTTCACTAGTAGATGGTAGTATCTCCTTCGCTacggaaagatacaaaatgctggagtaactgagcgggtcagggcttggataggtgacgttttgggtcaaggcttcttcagtctgaagggttcaacccaaaaaaatcacatatcagggtctcaacatgaaacattgcccatccatattcaccagagctgctgcctgacccacttagctactccagcattttgtgtctttccttggttaaccagcatctgcagttcagtatTCCTGCATCACCAGATCTGTTTTAAGGAGGAAGCTTCTAATTCTGGCAATTTCTTATCTGGTTCATTTGATGATATCATCCTTCCATATCTTAGTTGGTCATGATGATGTGTCATCGTATAAATAGGTGAATTAGGAGCGAGATTAGATCATGTGTCAACTAAGCCTGCCCCACTAATTGTAACCTCAATTCCTCATTCTATTCTCCACCTTACCTATTAAGAATCCATCTACAAattgccttaaaaaaaaaatcaaagactgTCCACTTCATATCTCTACAATTGGACCTAGAGCAAAATTAATAATTTCTCTTACCTTCAGTCTCATAATGACAGTTCTGTTTGATGTAGTCCAATAAAATTTGGGTCTTGCAGTATGGATTGAAGAGAGCATGTTCATTATCTGCAGTGTACATAAACAAGATTACAAAGTTAACATCACAAACATTCTGACCGTTCCTACCTCCCACCAAAAGAGTATTGTGACTTAGAACTAAAGAATACAATGATCCAAAATGTCCTGGACCCAACCTACCATTTGGTATCACTGCCTATGGTCCCCACCTACACATTTTCTCAAGGCAAAGACCTACCTAAACAAGTTGACACCGACAAGTACCTTGCGAACAGGCTCTAAGTAGGCTTTGTGTGTCATAACCGCACCCCCCCAGAAAGCCCCTGACAGATCACTGGTCATCAAAAATGGTTTAACAAAGATATTTATAAAACCTATTCAAACAACTTGAATAAGTGAGAAAATAAAGTTAATGAGTACAAATTATTAGGATAGGTCAAATACAAACAATAAAGGTGAATTCAATAAAATAATGCACATAAATCATTTACTTCCATCCACAGCATTGTGAGCTTAGTCAAATGAATGAGATCTCTGTTCATGATCGTTGTTATGTGGCTGTGGACTGGATGTAAAGTG from Amblyraja radiata isolate CabotCenter1 chromosome 33, sAmbRad1.1.pri, whole genome shotgun sequence carries:
- the LOC116991174 gene encoding uncharacterized protein CXorf65 homolog — protein: MFITVLYGDNEHALFNPYCKTQILLDYIKQNCHYETEAEIDLADQNGEVKNLLLNQHSYSSDILTGREVYVLLGVNRPVSPSKPTYTPLLNNNNIVTPKFLAKLGIRMDSRGQSRGKAKRLHKISSSPSSSISFRTDGKHSASPQGRHKYTLLPHSGKHVRHST